The genomic region CTTATACCGGTAAATGATCCGCCCTCGGGTCAGGTCGTACGGAGAAAGCTCTACAATCACCTTATCTCCCGGTAGAATCCGAATGAAATGCATGCGCATCTTTCCGGACACGTGCGCAAGGACTTTATGTCCCGTTTCCAGTTCTACTCGAAACATGGCATTCGGTAGCGGCTCAATGACGGTCCCCTCAACTTCAATCGCCTCTTCCTTCGGCATCAGCGGCCCGCA from Candidatus Methylomirabilota bacterium harbors:
- the infA gene encoding translation initiation factor IF-1 is translated as MPKEEAIEVEGTVIEPLPNAMFRVELETGHKVLAHVSGKMRMHFIRILPGDKVIVELSPYDLTRGRIIYRYK